The segment TTGCATAGTTATATTTTGACCGATGCTTATATCCTACATACGTAAATCAGGAACAAATACCAAGTCCTCGCATTAAATTGAAGAACAGCAGTCGAACATGTAGCAGGTCCTCCATATCAGAACCAAGGAAAGTAAATTCATTCAGGGTATCAATATTTTGCCAGCCAGTACACCTACACACGCTTTCAATTCCCAAAAACACCATCATTCTCCATGAGCCAATAGTTGTCAACAAAAGCACCAACAGTCGTCAAGCAGTACGTCATGTCATCATCTGATTAAGACATCCACTGTATCCATATCATCGAAATCCGCCTCTTCCACTGTAGATTCTGGCTCCAAATGATCCCCATCAAAGCTCAGGATGATTTTCTTATCCGCCGGAATCTGATTCGTACTTCTGAATCCATCTACCAATTTCTTGATCGTGGTCGTGGGCTTGACATAGGTTTTGAATTCCTTGATATCTTTCGATTGGGCTTTGAgtatcaatctcatcttgtTGACTGGTTCGGGTACAACTTCAACaggttcttcttcttcgtcgtcgCTGATTTCTTCAGCTTCGGCTGCCTTGCAGCATTCATCCCAGAGATCGTTTGTCCATGCTTCCATATGTATTCTACCACTATTGAAACCCTCACCTGTGGTATCGACATCGCCATTCGTGTTAAAGTCAAGGCCAAGGGATGCGCATGTCATGGAATCGAATAATCGTTTATTTCTCCAGGTGAGTAAAATagaatctttcaattctttatcCATGTGTATTCCGTCAATTTCTTGTTTCCCGCACCAAGCCTGTCGAACTTCTCGTAGACGCTGATGAAGTTTCCGCCtaataattaaattcttGGTGTTTTCCAGTCGAGACGAGATAAATATTTCTAGTACAGGTTCGGCTTTTTTGTCATCTTGGAAAACATCGTCGTCGACTGCATTTCTGTCCGGTTCATGATTTTTATTTGCCCATTCGGCATTACTCCTCTCTTGAGCTAGATCCGCAAGTCTCTTGTTTTCTCGAGCCTTTGCCAATAGTTCCGGAAATTCCTCTTCGGAAAATgcatcttcgtcttcgtcctCAATGATAGGAATTGGTTCGGCCGATGTCACAATGGGAGAGGAACTTCTGCTGATTCGCTGCGTAACAGGCGCGGCATCGTCGCTGTCACTGTCGCTCACAGATATATAGCCCTTTGCAATAACTTCCTGCTCTTCGCTCTTCCTACTTCTACTATGTATATCTTTTGCAAAACGACCCATCAACCCCCCCGGCGAACGACGCTTCTTCTGCGGAGATCCCGTTTGCGACTTGCGACTATCAGGTGTAGATATTGACGATTTCCTAAGCCCATCAGCATACACACAACACCATATCTACGAAGCCATAAAGTAAATACCTAGCCagttcttcatcttccgTCTCACTATCCAAATCTACCTTTTCTTGCACATCCTCATTCGAGAACTTCCTTTTTTCTACTCTCGGACTTGAAGATGATTTCTCCCTGCTCTGCGATGAACGCTTTCTCTCTAAACTCGcgatcttcttttccctcttaATCTCCTTCTCCCTAGCATGTAGTGGAAACAGATCTTTTGCGCGACTAAAAGCATCGGTATGGTCCATCCCCGGTTTAAGCTCTGGAGCTTGCGCTATGGTCAACTTCTTCTTAAAAAGAGAGAACTTTTTCTTGACGGGAGGCGCCGATGTACCAGTATCGAGGTCTGCCATATTTGGATATTATTTGTGCGATTTTTGTGATTGTCTTGATTGTTTCGAGTGTATATGAAAATGAGGTCGAGATGTAAATACGGGGAAATTTTGGAGGGTTGCCGTTGTGAGGCTGCATGCGCTAAAAGTACCGGTAGCGATACCGATGCTTCATTTGCTGCCATTGTCTGTGTAGAACTgcaatatattcaaaattgtcTCCTCCATCAACGATAAGATTCCATCAAAGTCATAGTGGTATTTCGAAGAAAGATATGGAGAACGGCGCATTACAACAAGGCGAAGGCAAGGATCCTTCATCCTTCCTGTCAGAAATTATTGGCTCAAAAGTCATTGTAAAGCTCAATAATTCTCTCGTCTTCAAAGGTTAGCTAGCCACCCATACCTCCGGTTCCTGTCTAAAACTTACACATTTGCAGGAGAATTACAGTCCGTCGATGGATATATGAACATCGCTTTAGAAAAATGCGAGGAATGGGTTcatggaaagaagaagacagtTCATGGTGATGCCTTTGTGCGGGGCAACAATGGTGAGGATTCTTCCTGAACATCATTCGATATAAGCAGCTAATTCCGTGTGTCTGTTAGTCATGTACATTTCGGCCGATGAATCTGCTTAATTGGCACAATAGTGGAAAAGCATTGGGTGGGAGTTATGGAGTGCTATACAGGAAGGATCCTTTTACGAA is part of the Botrytis cinerea B05.10 chromosome 1, complete sequence genome and harbors:
- the Bclsm6 gene encoding Bclsm6, which codes for MENGALQQGEGKDPSSFLSEIIGSKVIVKLNNSLVFKGELQSVDGYMNIALEKCEEWVHGKKKTVHGDAFVRGNNVMYISADESA